A single region of the Nocardioides sp. W7 genome encodes:
- a CDS encoding MerR family transcriptional regulator, whose protein sequence is MSVQPGAPDDGLLTIDELAAATGMTVRTTRYYASLGLLPAPVRRGRMAYYGPVHRSRLDLVRALQDHGFTLQAIERFLAGLPADATVEDLALQRAMMTSWTPRPPEELSRRQLEKKAGRPLSDRDVTLLEKAGTIEPTGSGYRVLPNFAVGVELLDLDVPEDAMGAAGEAIRRHMEALVEELTQILREGVLAPYRREPHSPEDAERLERTVSRLRQLTLEAVVTGFQRAANAVITRSLAR, encoded by the coding sequence ATGAGTGTTCAGCCCGGGGCCCCCGACGACGGGCTGCTCACGATCGACGAGCTGGCGGCCGCCACCGGCATGACGGTGCGGACCACGCGCTACTACGCGAGCCTGGGCCTGCTTCCGGCTCCGGTCCGCCGCGGCCGGATGGCGTACTACGGCCCGGTGCACCGTTCGCGGCTCGACCTCGTGCGGGCACTGCAGGACCACGGGTTCACGCTGCAGGCCATCGAGCGCTTCCTCGCCGGACTGCCCGCGGACGCGACGGTCGAGGACCTCGCCCTCCAGCGGGCGATGATGACCTCCTGGACGCCCCGGCCGCCGGAGGAGCTGAGTCGCCGCCAGCTGGAGAAGAAGGCCGGTCGCCCGCTCAGCGACCGCGACGTCACCCTGCTGGAGAAGGCCGGCACCATCGAGCCGACCGGGTCGGGCTACCGGGTGCTGCCCAACTTCGCCGTCGGGGTCGAGCTGCTCGACCTCGACGTTCCCGAGGACGCGATGGGCGCCGCCGGGGAGGCGATCCGCCGGCACATGGAGGCGCTCGTCGAGGAGCTCACCCAGATCCTGCGCGAGGGGGTGCTCGCGCCGTACCGCCGCGAGCCGCACTCGCCCGAGGATGCCGAGCGCCTCGAGCGCACCGTGTCGCGGCTGCGTCAGCTGACCCTGGAGGCCGTGGTCACCGGCTTCCAGCGGGCCGCCAACGCCGTCATCACCCGGTCGCTGGCGCGGTAG
- a CDS encoding SDR family oxidoreductase: MGNYVVTGSASGMGAEVVARLRADEHRVITVDLRSADVVADLSTAPGRESAATEVLHRLDGTLHGAVLAAGVGPLPGREEVIAQVNYVAPIQLLESWREALAAGAAAAGVSSKVVVFGSNSASVTPGIPQLLVRSFLNDRPRTRARVLKAFGGRNAPAFAYGASKLALSTWVRRTAVTPEWAGAGIRLNAIAPGAIMTPLLQSQLDGAERERIETFPVPVGGYGEAGHLADWVAFMLSPAADFLCGSIVYVDGGTDAYFRADAWPASSSLLSIPRWLLRARAFSRP, translated from the coding sequence GTGGGCAACTACGTGGTGACCGGATCGGCCTCGGGCATGGGCGCAGAGGTCGTCGCCCGGCTTCGCGCCGACGAGCACCGGGTGATCACCGTCGATCTCCGCTCTGCCGACGTCGTCGCGGACCTCTCGACCGCACCGGGCCGCGAGTCGGCGGCGACCGAGGTCCTGCACCGGCTGGACGGCACGCTCCACGGTGCGGTCCTGGCGGCCGGGGTGGGTCCGCTTCCGGGACGGGAAGAGGTCATCGCCCAGGTCAACTACGTCGCACCGATCCAGCTCCTCGAGTCGTGGCGAGAGGCACTGGCGGCCGGGGCGGCGGCCGCGGGAGTCTCGAGCAAGGTGGTCGTCTTCGGCTCCAACTCGGCCAGCGTCACGCCCGGCATTCCCCAGTTGCTGGTGCGGTCGTTCCTCAACGACAGGCCGAGAACGCGAGCACGGGTCCTGAAGGCGTTCGGAGGCAGGAACGCTCCGGCATTCGCCTACGGCGCATCCAAGCTCGCCCTCAGCACCTGGGTCAGGCGTACGGCGGTCACCCCGGAATGGGCCGGAGCGGGCATCCGGCTCAACGCGATCGCGCCCGGCGCCATCATGACCCCCCTCCTCCAGAGCCAGCTGGACGGAGCCGAGAGGGAGCGGATCGAGACCTTCCCCGTCCCCGTCGGCGGGTACGGCGAAGCGGGCCACCTGGCCGACTGGGTGGCGTTCATGCTGTCGCCGGCAGCGGACTTCCTCTGCGGCAGCATCGTCTACGTCGACGGCGGCACCGACGCCTACTTCCGGGCCGACGCCTGGCCGGCGTCGTCGTCGCTGCTCAGCATCCCGCGGTGGCTGCTGCGTGCCCGAGCGTTCAGTCGGCCGTAG